The following proteins are encoded in a genomic region of Bubalus kerabau isolate K-KA32 ecotype Philippines breed swamp buffalo chromosome 13, PCC_UOA_SB_1v2, whole genome shotgun sequence:
- the FAM110A gene encoding protein FAM110A, with amino-acid sequence MPVDTLTPGARDTPALPIRLRTKVPGYLLRRPADGGARKPSAVERLEADKAKYVKSLHVANTRQEPVQPLLCKQPLFSPGTRCTVLTPSRRALPGPGCRPQLDLDILSSLINLCDSPVSPAEASRTPGRAEGARQPPPATPPRPPPSIAAVRRVDVLPLPASPVQPCPSPGPAAASSPVRPPGLQRSKSDLSERFSRAAADLERFFNFCGLDPEEARGLGVAHLARASSDIVSLAGPSAGPASSEGGCSRRSSVTIEERARERVPYGVSVIERNARVIKWLYGLRQARETPAAEC; translated from the coding sequence ATGCCTGTGGACACGCTGACTCCGGGAGCCCGGGACACCCCTGCTCTACCTATCCGCCTACGGACCAAGGTTCCTGGCTACCTGCTCCGGCGGCCAGCGGACGGTGGAGCCCGGAAACCTAGTGCTGTCGAGCGCCTGGAGGCCGACAAGGCCAAGTACGTCAAGAGTCTGCATGTGGCCAACACTCGCCAGGAGCCTGTGCAGCCCCTGCTGTGCAAACAGCCCCTCTTCAGCCCTGGAACTCGCTGCACCGTGCTCACACCTAGCCGCCGAGCCCTGCCTGGTCCCGGCTGCCGGCCCCAGCTGGACTTGGACATCCTTAGCAGCCTCATCAACTTGTGTGATAGTCCTGTGTCCCCTGCCGAGGCCAGCCGTACCCCTGGACGGGCTGAGGGGGCCAGGCAGCCTCCCCCGGCCACGCCTCCACGCCCACCACCTAGTATCGCTGCAGTCCGACGAGTGGATGTCCTGCCCCTGCCGGCGTCACCTGTccagccctgcccatcaccagGCCCTGCCGCTGCCTCTAGCCCAGTCCGGCCCCCAGGTTTGCAACGCTCAAAGTCGGACCTGAGTGAGCGCTTCTCACGGGCAGCAGCTGACCTGGAGCGATTCTTTAACTTCTGTGGCCTGGACCCGGAGGAGGCGCGGGGATTGGGTGTGGCCCACCTAGCGCGGGCCAGCTCAGACATCGTGTCGCTGGCGGGGCCCAGTGCTGGGCCAGCCAGCTCCGAGGGGGGCTGCTCCCGCCGCAGCTCTGTCACCATCGAGGAGCGGGCTCGGGAGCGTGTCCCCTATGGCGTGTCAGTGATAGAGCGCAACGCCCGCGTAATCAAATGGCTGTATGGGTTGCGGCAGGCGCGGGAGACTCCAGCAGCTGAATGCTAG